Genomic segment of Myxococcus xanthus:
TCCTGCGAATGCCGGGAGAGCTGCGCTGGTGCCCCGTCTCCGTAGACCTCTCCCAGCCGCGCCTTGTAGGCAGACAGCTTCTCCGAGAGGGGCAGGTCCTGCCTCGCATCAATCACCTGGAGCGCGTCCACCAGCGCGTGGTGCTTCAGCTCCGAAGCCCAGAGGCGTTGCGCCGTCTCCTTCCCGAAGAGGCGGTTGCGCGCGTCCCAAACGGCGGCACGGCGCTGCTTCGAGTCCAACCCTCGCAGGTAGGCGTCGTTGTCCTTTACCCACTTCTCGTAGTCCAGACGGTCGCGCAGCAGGGTGGCCAGCGCTTCGTACTGGCCGGGAAAGGCTCTGCGGAGGAATGTCTGGAGTTCTTCTCTCCACCGGTCCGGTGAGCGCGTCTGGAAATACCGCATGAGCTGCTCCAGCATCCGGAGCTGGACGGACGGTTCGTGCAGGCGCGAGCCAAAGCGCTCGAGCAGCGAGAGGCGCAGCACCTCCAACTCCAAGGCCAGGGACTCTGCCGCCGGGGCTGCTGCGTTGACGGCGCCGGGCATGGGCGGACGGCTCGCCGGGGCCCCCACGAGCGTTGGACCGCTGCGGCCCTGGGAGCTCACGGGGCCAGGGGCGGGGGGCGCGCCAGCAGTCTGTCCCACGGGGAGAATCCGCCATCCCAAGAGCAGCCCCAGGATGGCCGCACTCGCTCCCAGCACCCGGTTGGCTTGCAATCTCATGCCGCCAGGTCCTCGGACGTGACGACTCCAATGCCAATCACCCTCCAGTCCCTTGAGCGGAGCTGGAAGCCTCGGATGTCCGCTGAAGCGCAGCGGACGCCGCGGATGTTTTCCGTGTAACGAAGGTGATGGGCGAATTCGTGAGTGTTTGTGTTCTGATTTGGATTGTTCTCCGGGAAGACACCATGAAGTAGGCGATGACCTTGTTTGCCAGCGTTTCGCTCGGATTCCTCGTCAGCGCGTGCGGCGGAGCGGAGCTGGAGGATGCCGACGGCTCGACGCTGACCACGGCGGCGCAGGCCATCTGTGAGGGCTACATCCCTGGCGCCATCTGCTCTGTGGGAGTTCGCAGGTGGCGTCGACTGGGGCAATTGCCAGGATGTGGCGAACACCATCTGCGAGCGCACGGCCTACGGCGCGTGCTGGAACTGGAGCTACTGAGCCCGTCCCGGCCTGACCTCAAGGCCTCCCACGTCGCACCAGGGGCAGCCCGGCCTGGGCATACGTCCGCTTCTCGCGCAGACGTCCTGCTTCCCAGTGCAGGACGTCCAGCCCGTACCAGCCGAAGTGCTGGCCGTACATCAGCCGGTACATGAGCTGGCGCGGGCCGCGGCGCGCGGACACCTCGTGCTGACAGCGCCAGCGCAACACCACCTTGCCCGCGGGCGCATCCACCACCATGTCCTCGGTAAGGAATCGGATGCGCCCGAAGTCACCGCGAAACTGCGCGGCGAAGGCCTCGCGCACCTGCGCGAGGCCCCGGCACAGCTTTCCGTCGTACGTCTCGTACATCGCGTCCGGCGTGAAGTACGCCATCACCGCATCGAGGTCGTCGCGGTTGAAGGCGTCGGTGAATGCCCGCACCACGTCCTCCAGCGCCCTCCGGTCGGCGTCGTCACCGGCCGGGAGGGAAGGGGATGCGGGCCCTGTGCTCACGGATCCACCGGCGTCTGCTGGATGCGCCAGATCTCCTCGGCGTACTGCTTGATGGTCCGGTCCGAGGAGAAGATGCCGCCGCGCGCCACGTTGATGATGCACTTGCGCGCCCAGCCGTCCGCGTCCTTGTAGGCGTGCGCGACGTCCTCTTGCTTCGCCATGTACGACGGGAAGTCCGCCAGCATGAGGTAGCGGTCCTCCTCGAGGAGGCTGTCCACCAGCGGCTTGAAGAGGTGCTTGTCCTCCGGCGAGAAGAAGCCGGTGGAAATCAGGTCCAGCGCCTCGCGCAGCTCCTGGTGCTGGTTGTACTCGTCGCGCGGGCGGTAGCCCTCGCGCTTGCGAGCAATCACCTCGTCCGCCGTGAGGCCGAAGAGGAAGAAGTTCTCGTCGCCCACCGCGTCGCGAATCTCCACGTTGGCGCCGTCCAGCGTGCCCAGCGTCAGCGCGCCGTTGAGCATCAGCTTCATGTTGCCGGTGCCGGACGCCTCCATGCCCGCGGTGGAGATCTGCTCGGACACGTCCGCGGCGGGGATGATGCGCTCGGCCAGGCTCACCCGGTAGTTGGGGGCGAACACGACCTGCAGGCCCGTGGTGCCCGCGTCGCTGTTCACCACCTCGGCGATGCCGTTGATGAGCCGGATGGTCAGTTTCGCCAGGTGGTAGCCCGGCGCCGCCTTGGCGCCGAAGATGAACGCCCGCGGGTGGATGATGGTGGACGGATCCCTGCGCGCCTTCATCCACAGCGCCACGATGTGCAGCGCGTTGAGGAGCTGGCGCTTGTACTCGTGCAGGCGCTTGATCTGCACGTCGAAGATGGCGTCCGGATTGAGCTGCACCCAGCGCAAGTCACGGATGTGCCGGGCCAGGTCTTCCTTGTTGGCGCGCTTCACCTCACGGAAGGCCTTGCGGAACTCCGGGTCCTCCGCGTGCGCCTCCAGCTTCGTCAGCTTGTCCAGGTCCGTGACCCAGCCCTCGCCGATGCGGGACGTAATCAGCTTGGACAGGCGGGGGTTGCACCATGCCAGCCAGCGGCGCGGCGTCACGCCGTTCGTCTTGTTGTTGAACCGCTCCGGGTTCATGGACGCGAAGTCCGTCAGCACGTCCCGGCGCAGCAGGTCGGTGTGCAGCGCGGCCACGCCGTTGACGCTGTGGCTGCCGACGACGGCGAGGTGGGCCATGCGAATCTTCTTCTCGGCCCCTTCCTCCACCAGGCTCATCCGCTGCATCTTCTCCTGGTCGTACGGGTAGCGAATCTGCACCTGCCGCAGGAAGCGCGAGTTGATTTCGTAGATGATTTCCAGGTGGCGGGGCAGCAGCCGCTCGAAGAGCGTCGCCGGCCACTTCTCCATCGCCTCGGCCAGCAGCGTGTGGTTGGTGTAGCCGAACGTCTCCTGGGTAATCGTCCACGCCTCGTCCCAGAGCAGGCGCTTCTCGTCCACCAGCACGCGCATCAGCTCCGCCACGCCAATGGCCGGGTGCGTGTCGTTGAGCTGGATGGCTGCCTTGCGGGAGAAGTCCTTGAAGTCCGTGTGGTTCTTCAGATAGCGCCGGACGATGTCCGCGATGGAGCACGCGACGAAGAAGTACTGCTGCTTGAGCCGCAGCTCCTTGCCGGCCTGGAACGCGTCGTTGGGGTAGAGGACCTTGGAGATGACCTCCGAGTCGTTCTTCTCCACCACCGAGCGCTCGTAGTCGCCCGCGTTGAACAGCAGCAGGTCGAACTCCTCGGAGGCGCGCGCCTGCCACAGCCGCAGCGTGTTGACGGTGTTGTTGTGGTAGCCGGCGATGGGCGTGTCATACGGAACGCCCACCACCGTCTTGCCGCCCACCCAGCGCGCCACGGGACGGCCATCCGGGCCCTGGTGGTGCTCCACGCGCCCGAAGAAGCGCACCGGCACCGCCTTCTCCGGCCGGACGATTTCCCACGGGTTGCCGAACTTGAGCCACTCGTCGGCGCGCTCCACCTGGTACCCGTCGACGATGTCCTGCGTGAAGATGCCGAACTCGTAGCGGATGCCGTACCCCATGCCGGGGTAGGCCAGTGTGGCCAGCGACTCCATGAAACACGCGGCCAGGCGGCCCAGGCCGCCGTTGCCCAGGCCCGCGTCCGGCTCCATCTCCAGCAGGTTGGTGAGGTCAACTCCCACCTCCTGCATCGACTCGGAGGCCGCTTCGTACATCCCCAGGTTCAGCAGGTTGTTGCCCAGGGCCCGACCCAGCAGGTACTCGGCGGACAGGTAATAGGCGCGCTTGACGTCCTTTTCGTAATACGTGCGCGACGTCTTCACCCACCGGTCTGCCAGCCTGTCACGCACCGCGAGCGACAGCGCCATGAAGCGGTCATGGGGGGTGGACGACTCGTAGTTCTTTCCGCGCGAATAGCGGACGTGGTCGAGGAAGGAACGGCGCAAGCTGGCCGCGTCGTGCCCGAGCCCGCTGTCGTCAGTCGTGGCCGGCTGGGCGGGGCGGGGCGGCTGGGAGGCGGAGGCAGGAGGGGCCATGGCGCTGGGTATCTCTGGACGGAGTTGCTGCGGGTTCATGGTTTCGCGGGCACCGGGGTTTCCCGGGTTCGCGAAGGTGCATCAGGCTAGCGCAGCCGTGTCTCGCATCGCACCGGTAAAGCGCGTCCCGGCCCTTGGGGACAGCTCACCTGGAAGGGCGGCGGACTGCCTGCCGGTGGATGGCGCGCCAACCCGGAGACGGATTGATGTAGAGATCCATCCGCCATGGGCTTTCCGCAGAACGACCTCGAACAACGGTTGGCCGTCATCCGTCCCGACGACACGGTGCGCGGGCTCGTCTTCAACGCGGTGTTCAACCTGACAGAGAAGAAGCTGGGTGTGGAGGCGGCCACTCGCCTGCGTGAGCCCTTCTTCAAGCGCTCCCCGGTGGACTTCTTCTCCTACCCGGCCATTGATGCCCTGCGCCTCTTGTACGCGACGTCGGAAGCGCTCACGCCCGTCTACGGCTCCATGGAGGACGCGGTGCGGGCCTGCGGGGCCGCGGCCGTCACGCACTTCTTCCAGTCCACGGTGGGGCAGACGCTCAACCGGCTCATCGGCAAGGGCGACCCCAAGCGGCTCCTCTCCCACGCACCCACCGCGTACTCGACGCTGGTGAGCTACGGCCGGCGCGAATTCGCCGTGCTGGGAGACAAGCAGGTGCGCCTGGCCTTCCACGGGGACATGCAGCCGGTGCAGTACCACGAGGGCGTCTTGAAGGAGGCCCTGAGCGTCGTCGGCTGCAAGAGCCGGGTGGTGGGCACGCCTCGCGGCGTGACGGGCGCTGACTACGTCATCACCTGGGAGTAGACCCGCGGCGCGCGTCCCACGGAGGGGCCGCGCACCGCGTCACAGCGTCACGGCATCGCTGCGGCCTGCCCGGCGACGGCGGCCACGGACACCGCCTCCATCTGCCCCGTCAGCTCCTGCGCCTTGGCGAGGAAGTCCGGCAGCAGCTCCTTGGGCAGTGGGTCCGCGCGGGGGAACTGCTGGTTGAGCGGGTTGGTGTACTGGCCGTTGCGCTTGAGCCCGAAGTGCAGGTGCGGCCCGGTGGAGCGGCCTGTGTTGCCGGAGTAGGCGATGACCTGCTTCTGCCGCACGCGGGCGCCCGCGCGGACGCCTTCGCCGAAGCGCGACAGGTGCATGTACTGCGTCTCGAAGCCGTTGGCGTGGCGGATGACCACCATGTTGCCGGCGGCGCCCGCGTAGCCCGCCTGCGTCACCGTGCCGTCGGCCACCGCCCACACGGGGGTGCCGATGGGGGTGCCGTAGTCCACGCCATTGTGGGCCTTGAGGTACTTGAGCACCGGGTGGAAGCGCGAGCCGAAGCGGCTGGTGACGTTGGCGTACTTCAGGGGCGTCTTGAGGAAGGTCTTCTTCGCGCTGGCGCCCTCCTCGTTGAAGTAGTTGGGCTGCCCGTCCGGGAGCACGTAGCGGTACACCTTCTTATTGCCCACGAGGCCGCCCGCGTACGTCGCCGCCAGCACGTCGCCGTAGCGCAGCAGGCGGCCCTTGGAGACGAACTTCTCCACCAGCGCGCGCGCCGTGTCGCCCTTGCGCACGTCACGGTAGAAGTCGATGTCCCAGGCGAACACGTCCGCCAGCACCATGCCGATGGCCGGGTCCTCGCCGGCGGCCACCGCCGCCTCGTACAGCGACGACTGGATTTCCAGCGCCACCACGGCGACCTGCTTCTCCACCTCGATGGCGCGCTTGCTGCCCACGTACTTCTCGCCGTCGCGGCGGACCTGCCACTCGTCCACCATGCTCTGGCGGTAGTCGAAGAAGTCCAGCTCCCCGTCGCGGATGACGAGCCGCAACTGGTCGCCCACGCGCGACTTGCGGAAGTCGAACACGCCCTCCAGCGCGGAGATGACGGCGGCCACCTGCGCGTCCGGGAGTTGCGCGTCGTGCAGCGCCTGCGCGAGCGTCTGGCGCGGCTCGATACGGCGGTTCTTGATGACGTGACGGACCGCGGCTTCGGACGTCGAAGCCAGCAGCGCGGCGGCCAGGCAGAGCAGGGGAGCGATTCTCATGGGGCGGCGGCCGAGTGTAGTGGACACCCTGGCGCTCGCCCAGCGAAGGGCCGGGAAATTTCCGGGCTCGGCTGCCTGGCTGCTTGAAGCCACCGAGGAGCGCCTGGCCCGGCCTCCCTTCGCCCCCAGCGGGAGACGCTGCCCACCCGGTGTCCTCAGGGCCTCCGGCGCATCGACGAGGCCCGTGTCCGCGGACCCGCGCTACTTCGAACAGGCGATGCCGTCGGTGAATCTTTGGCGCACCGCCCGGGGCGGGCACGGCTGCTCAGAGTTCCACCTTCCGCTCGGAGTGGCTCTGCCCGTCGAAGCGGAGAATGACGCCCTTGTTGTCGTACCGCGTGAGGATGTTGACGGGCCGGCGCCACAGGGACTGGAGGTTGCGCAGCGTCTCGCGGGCGTAGTCGCCCTTGAGGTCCTGTCCGTCGTGGCGGTGCGCCAGCAGCAGTTCGCTGCGGTTCTCGAAGTTGCCGTCCACCACCTCGATGATGGGCTGGCCGAAGTTGGTGAGTCCCTGGAGGAGCTTGTTCTTCACCTTCTTGAACTCGCGGTCGAGGATCTCCCACGAGTTGCGCTTGTCGTTGAAGCCGTACACGAAGAGCTTCTGCTCCATCGCGAACTCGGGCGTCAGGAACGTGTCGATGAAGGTGATGTCGTTGTAGTGCTTGCGGACCTCGAAGATCTTCTCGCGGCCGGCGCCCAGCTTCTTGTCCCAGGCGCGGCGCGCGCGCAAATCATCGCACTCGTCCCACTCCTTGCCGAAGCGGCCCTTGTTCCACCGCTCCTCGATGTCGCGCCACAGCTCGATGCCGAGCTTGTACGGGTTGATGGCGCCAGGGCGGGTCCCCATGGTGCCGGAGTGGTGGTCCGCGTAGTCGATGATTTCGTCGTCCTTGAGGGCCCGGCGCGTCATGATGGTGGAGTGCCAGTAGCTGGCCCACCCCTCGTTCATGATCTTCGTCTGGCCCTGGGGCGCGAAGTAGTAGGCCTCGTCGCGCAGAATCGCGAGGATGTCCGCCTCCCACGGTTCCAGCGGCGCCTCTTCCAGCAGGAAGAGCAGCACGTCGCGCTGCGGGCGCTCGGGGAACTTCTTGGCGCGCTGCTTCTCGTCCTCCACCTTCTTGCGCTGTGAGTCGAGGAACTCGGACGGGTTGATGTAGCCGCGCATGTATTCGCGGTCCACCTTGAAGCCCTCCACGCGCTCGTTGGCCTTGAGCTCGTCCTCGGCCTTCTTCGGGTCCGGGTTGCGCCGGATGTGCGGCGCGTGCTGGTCGATGAGGTTCTCCAGGCTCAGCGTCCGGTCGATGAAGTCCTCGACCTTCTCCACGCCAATCTTGTCCACCCAGCGCCTCACCCGCGTGGCGTGGTTGGCCATCTCATCAATCATCCGGCGGTTGGTGTGCCGGAAGGAGAAGTTGTTCTTGAAGAAGTCGCAGTGACCGTAGACGTGGGCCATGACGAGCTTCTGGTCCACCTCTGGGTTGCTCTCCATCAAGTAGGCGTAGCAAGGGTCGTTGTTGATGACGAGCTCGTAGATTTT
This window contains:
- a CDS encoding lipase secretion chaperone — its product is MRLQANRVLGASAAILGLLLGWRILPVGQTAGAPPAPGPVSSQGRSGPTLVGAPASRPPMPGAVNAAAPAAESLALELEVLRLSLLERFGSRLHEPSVQLRMLEQLMRYFQTRSPDRWREELQTFLRRAFPGQYEALATLLRDRLDYEKWVKDNDAYLRGLDSKQRRAAVWDARNRLFGKETAQRLWASELKHHALVDALQVIDARQDLPLSEKLSAYKARLGEVYGDGAPAQLSRHSQETMNRFLALPSVQRELTGMTPAERARSLWAVRQEMGLNDEALRRWDALDQTRDARWEAGLRYMAERATLARTLSGDALEARLQEVRARYFGTEADVIAQEEASGLFRFTRPRQWGRN
- a CDS encoding YybH family protein; its protein translation is MSTGPASPSLPAGDDADRRALEDVVRAFTDAFNRDDLDAVMAYFTPDAMYETYDGKLCRGLAQVREAFAAQFRGDFGRIRFLTEDMVVDAPAGKVVLRWRCQHEVSARRGPRQLMYRLMYGQHFGWYGLDVLHWEAGRLREKRTYAQAGLPLVRRGRP
- a CDS encoding glycogen/starch/alpha-glucan phosphorylase, producing MAPPASASQPPRPAQPATTDDSGLGHDAASLRRSFLDHVRYSRGKNYESSTPHDRFMALSLAVRDRLADRWVKTSRTYYEKDVKRAYYLSAEYLLGRALGNNLLNLGMYEAASESMQEVGVDLTNLLEMEPDAGLGNGGLGRLAACFMESLATLAYPGMGYGIRYEFGIFTQDIVDGYQVERADEWLKFGNPWEIVRPEKAVPVRFFGRVEHHQGPDGRPVARWVGGKTVVGVPYDTPIAGYHNNTVNTLRLWQARASEEFDLLLFNAGDYERSVVEKNDSEVISKVLYPNDAFQAGKELRLKQQYFFVACSIADIVRRYLKNHTDFKDFSRKAAIQLNDTHPAIGVAELMRVLVDEKRLLWDEAWTITQETFGYTNHTLLAEAMEKWPATLFERLLPRHLEIIYEINSRFLRQVQIRYPYDQEKMQRMSLVEEGAEKKIRMAHLAVVGSHSVNGVAALHTDLLRRDVLTDFASMNPERFNNKTNGVTPRRWLAWCNPRLSKLITSRIGEGWVTDLDKLTKLEAHAEDPEFRKAFREVKRANKEDLARHIRDLRWVQLNPDAIFDVQIKRLHEYKRQLLNALHIVALWMKARRDPSTIIHPRAFIFGAKAAPGYHLAKLTIRLINGIAEVVNSDAGTTGLQVVFAPNYRVSLAERIIPAADVSEQISTAGMEASGTGNMKLMLNGALTLGTLDGANVEIRDAVGDENFFLFGLTADEVIARKREGYRPRDEYNQHQELREALDLISTGFFSPEDKHLFKPLVDSLLEEDRYLMLADFPSYMAKQEDVAHAYKDADGWARKCIINVARGGIFSSDRTIKQYAEEIWRIQQTPVDP
- a CDS encoding DUF2378 family protein translates to MGFPQNDLEQRLAVIRPDDTVRGLVFNAVFNLTEKKLGVEAATRLREPFFKRSPVDFFSYPAIDALRLLYATSEALTPVYGSMEDAVRACGAAAVTHFFQSTVGQTLNRLIGKGDPKRLLSHAPTAYSTLVSYGRREFAVLGDKQVRLAFHGDMQPVQYHEGVLKEALSVVGCKSRVVGTPRGVTGADYVITWE
- a CDS encoding M23 family metallopeptidase, which produces MRIAPLLCLAAALLASTSEAAVRHVIKNRRIEPRQTLAQALHDAQLPDAQVAAVISALEGVFDFRKSRVGDQLRLVIRDGELDFFDYRQSMVDEWQVRRDGEKYVGSKRAIEVEKQVAVVALEIQSSLYEAAVAAGEDPAIGMVLADVFAWDIDFYRDVRKGDTARALVEKFVSKGRLLRYGDVLAATYAGGLVGNKKVYRYVLPDGQPNYFNEEGASAKKTFLKTPLKYANVTSRFGSRFHPVLKYLKAHNGVDYGTPIGTPVWAVADGTVTQAGYAGAAGNMVVIRHANGFETQYMHLSRFGEGVRAGARVRQKQVIAYSGNTGRSTGPHLHFGLKRNGQYTNPLNQQFPRADPLPKELLPDFLAKAQELTGQMEAVSVAAVAGQAAAMP
- a CDS encoding SpoVR family protein → MPKSLPPRLASLRDEIHGYAKEFGLDFFDTHFEMVSYDEMNMVAAYGGFPTRYPHWRWGMEYEQLAKGYEYGLSKIYELVINNDPCYAYLMESNPEVDQKLVMAHVYGHCDFFKNNFSFRHTNRRMIDEMANHATRVRRWVDKIGVEKVEDFIDRTLSLENLIDQHAPHIRRNPDPKKAEDELKANERVEGFKVDREYMRGYINPSEFLDSQRKKVEDEKQRAKKFPERPQRDVLLFLLEEAPLEPWEADILAILRDEAYYFAPQGQTKIMNEGWASYWHSTIMTRRALKDDEIIDYADHHSGTMGTRPGAINPYKLGIELWRDIEERWNKGRFGKEWDECDDLRARRAWDKKLGAGREKIFEVRKHYNDITFIDTFLTPEFAMEQKLFVYGFNDKRNSWEILDREFKKVKNKLLQGLTNFGQPIIEVVDGNFENRSELLLAHRHDGQDLKGDYARETLRNLQSLWRRPVNILTRYDNKGVILRFDGQSHSERKVEL